The following proteins come from a genomic window of Nicotiana tomentosiformis chromosome 12, ASM39032v3, whole genome shotgun sequence:
- the LOC104105686 gene encoding E4 SUMO-protein ligase PIAL2-like isoform X2, producing the protein MLAHVMVLMISVKHLLLAVIWCCDMYISWLSSTVRLESLACVQICRFYPRLKMGQIICFLEAKPGFGAFVNDFQITKNTNLSKGEKARLFVAQIDNLETSLCLITPPQVNFLLNGTAVGKRNIELMDLGPQLPTPVSQMLKFGMNLLQAVGQFNGNYIIAVAYMSEISTSVEATLPDYEQPPVSSVDPDSEIIEGPSRISLNCPISFRRFKTPVKGNSCKHLQCFDFENYVDINSRRPSWRSL; encoded by the exons CATTTGCTGCTAGCTGTTATTTGGTGTTGTGACATGTATATCTCATGGCTTTCTTCCACTGTTCGATTAGAG TCACTTGCTTGTGTGCAAATTTGCAGATTTTATCCACGGCTGAAAATGGGTCAGATAATTTGTTTCCTCGAAGCCAAG CCTGGATTTGGTGCCTTCGTGAATGATTTCCAAATAACGAAGAATACAAATCTTTCTAAAGGAGAGAAAGCA AGATTATTTGTTGCACAAATAGATAATCTGGAGACCTCACTATGTCTTATAACGCCTCCTCAAGTGAA CTTTCTCCTAAATGGGACGGCAGTGGGAAAGAGGAATATTGAGTTAATG GACCTTGGACCTCAGCTTCCAACTCCTGTATCTCAAATGCTTAAATTTGGAATGAATCTTCTTCAAGCTGTGGGCCAATTTAACG GAAATTATATCATAGCTGTTGCCTACATGAGTGAGATCTCTACCTCTGTCGAGGCCACACTCCCTGATTATGAGCAGCCTCCTGTTTCTTCCGTTGATCCAG ATTCTGAGATTATTGAGGGGCCATCAAGAATTTCTCTGAATTGCCCCATAAG CTTCAGACGTTTTAAAACTCCAGTGAAAGGAAATTCCTGCAAACATCTTCAG TGTTTTGACTTTGAAAACTATGTCGACATAAATTCAAGGAGACCATCGTGGCGCTCATTGTAA
- the LOC104085240 gene encoding uncharacterized protein has translation MGKVTSTHIEICPTSQTPVCQQRQQNTMNPLFHTGPSAATQDLPTESLDGSNVRSVLERQQFSFSGLNLFQARMTSSALPQQMTAQHSLAPLQPSQQVVGHQTPNLRTPYSMSQSQGLTQQCTWDRWEALKRRSSPVGVAQATGFAGRQQARIVAT, from the exons atgggtaaagtaacatcaacacatatcgaaatatgcccaacatcacagACTCCTGTTTGTCAGCAGAGACAACAAAACACAATGAATCCCTTGTTCCACACTGGCCCTTCAGCAGCTACTCAGGATTTGCCTACTGAATCATTGGATGGTTCCAATGTAAGAAGTGTCTTGGAGAGACAACAGTTTTCCTTTTCTGGCTTGAATCTGTTTCAGGCACGTATGACATCGTCAGCATTACCACAGCAGATGACTGCACAG CATTCTCTTGCTCCTCTTCAACCATCTCAACAGGTTGTTGGCCATCAAACTCCAAACCTGAGAACACCCTACTCGATGAGCCAGTCTCAAGGCTTGACCCAACAATGTACTTGGGATAGATGGGAAGCACTGAAGAGAAGAAGTTCACCAGTTGGTGTTGCTCAGGCAACAGGTTTTGCTGGCAGACAACAAGCCCGGATTGTCGCTACTTAG